The following DNA comes from Pleuronectes platessa chromosome 9, fPlePla1.1, whole genome shotgun sequence.
GTTACCTGGCATGGCGGCCGGTAGCTGTGGGCTGCGGCGGTTTTTCACCAGTTTGTATTCGCTGCCATCTTTCCTGTTTCTTCTTGCGGCCGCCTCATTGCTGCCTTCCCTGTAACAGAGTGAAAATCACTGACTAAGTTTCCTGCGTAACATACAGTATATCTGCACCAAGTAGAATGAGGATGTGCGTATATATCTTTGCCTCCACCTACATGTTAGTGGAATTCTGCTGGGCCTCTGCAAGCCTTAGTTTCTTGGCGTGGTTCTTGCCCTGGTAGTGAGCCTGTGCAACCGCCGGTGAGCTGAAGGAGGCATCGCACAGCTTACAGTAGTCGTTCTCTGTGGCCAAGATGACCCGAGTCGCCCCCTTGTACAAGGCCTGAGGACACGGGAGAAAGCGGTGCATACTGAGAGAAGGGACGGGAGGTGGGAGGACTGCAAGGAAGTCCTTAGATTTTCAATCTTGTACAAATGCATGCATTAAATTCCAAAAACATATTCAATTTCAGTCACAGGCCTAGAATAAAATTCCATgttttgtacatttaaaaaaacgtattaTTGGTTTCTatctttactttgtttgttcAAAGTCAACAACagggaaagaaacacaaacacagtagtCGTACTTCAACAACATAACGAAACTCTAAGAATTTATACCCATACTGTAAAATGCACAATATACAATAGTTTAATTTAAGTATATCTCTTAATGCTAATTCGACATCcactcctttttttattttattacaataGTTCTTGCCTTTAAATGGAGTTCAGATTTAACTTCTGGTGGCACCAACCAGACAAAACGAGTCATAGaaagtttgtattttcttttcaaagtgCATTTCCACTGAGAACAGACAGTAAATTCTTCAGTGGTTAGAAGATAAGGAAATGAAGCAGAGTGACTCAGCAGTTCCTGACCAACTCCTTAGAGAGAAACGAACTCCATCAGCACATCAGTCACTTCCGCAGCAGCTCGCCCACCTCCCAAACTAAAAAGAGTTTGTGTTGCTGAGTCTGACCTGTCGGcctgtgtcactgtctgtgGATCCTGAGTTGAGGGCTGGTTGGCCCGCTGCATCAAGGACTTCTGGGATCCTAATGGCTGGTGGCTGTTGACTGCCAGCGTAGAAATTCCTCAACTTTTTACTGTGGTTCTTCCCCTGGACAGACAGATAAAGAGATATCATTATATGGGTATGAAGGTTCAACATCTGcttcatgtgtaaatgtgtatttccacTGACCTGGTAGTGAGCCTGTGCCTGCTGAGCAGAGTTCAGTGTTACATTGCAGAGTTTACAGTACAGTGGTTTGCACAGTTCCTCCAGCCCcatgtcctcctgctcctccatccccAGCGGAGAGCCCTCGTCCTGGGGCTGCTCGCTGGCTGGTGCTGCCTGACCAGGGAGATGACAGGGGATGAGGCCGGACGGGATGAGGGTTGGACCTGGGGGCCGGGGCGGCAGCTGTGAGGGATCAGGGCCCCGAGCAGGAGGGGACAACAGAGGgctgggagggagggggaatCTGCCAGCTCCGGGCACCACTACAGGTGGTGGCACCAGCACTTGTGCATGGTTCATAGGGGGAGGCCCTAATGGCTGCGTGAGGTCCATGGTTAGAGGCACTATCGCTTGTGTGTGATCATGTGGGGGCCCCATGGTGTGTGGCAAGGGTGGAGGTCCCAAAGGCTGAGCTGGCACCATTGGAGGGGGGCCTAAACTGTGTGGTGGGGTAATATGGGGAGGCCTTAATGGGTGAGTAGCACTTATGGGAGGGGGCCCTAGATTCTGGGAGGGGACCATAG
Coding sequences within:
- the zmat3 gene encoding zinc finger matrin-type protein 3, with product MMQLKSGDAAYYHSAEYCRNYTSPPTVTYGHCSHYLPRLPGPENMLKPPLSLFSHPQHPFHHMDCLHQLGPPPMAPTQPLGPPPMAPAQAIGLPTMVPSQNLGPPPISATHPLRPPHITPPHSLGPPPMVPAQPLGPPPLPHTMGPPHDHTQAIVPLTMDLTQPLGPPPMNHAQVLVPPPVVVPGAGRFPLPPSPLLSPPARGPDPSQLPPRPPGPTLIPSGLIPCHLPGQAAPASEQPQDEGSPLGMEEQEDMGLEELCKPLYCKLCNVTLNSAQQAQAHYQGKNHSKKLRNFYAGSQQPPAIRIPEVLDAAGQPALNSGSTDSDTGRQALYKGATRVILATENDYCKLCDASFSSPAVAQAHYQGKNHAKKLRLAEAQQNSTNMEGSNEAAARRNRKDGSEYKLVKNRRSPQLPAAMPGPYYNPRPRQRIPRDLAMCVTPSGQFYCSMCNCGAEQETDFRQHLESKQHKAKVSELRYRHEMENLGYS